GATGGGGTCGGCGGCCTCGGGGTCGTCGTCCTCGGGGCGAAGACCGGCGATGTTGAGCAGCCCGAGGACGAGGCCCTGGGCGTCCGCCAGGGTCTGGGCCGCGCGTTCCTCACCGCGACGGACCGCGAACTTGCCCACCACCCGGGTGAACTGCACCTGGCGCCGGCCGCGGTCGACGAGGTCGGGGAAGAGGCGTCGGCCTTCGAGGGCGAGCCCCAGGGGGGCGTACACCACGACGTCGGCCACCTTGGCCACGACCGGTCGCTCGTCGGTCATGGCCTCAGACGCAGTCCAGGCAGAGCTGGTTGGCCTCGTCGGCCAGCTGGCTGGGGTGCTTGACCAGGAAGCAGGACTGGCAGACGAACTCACCAGGGCGCTTCGGCTGGATGCGCCCCCCGCCCTCGGCCCCGTCGGCCTCGGGCACGACCTGCTCCTCTTCCTCGTCGTCTTCCTCGTCGTCGGAGGCCGCGATCCGGTCCTTCAAGATGGCGTCGAGATCGGCCTCGACGTCGTCGGGGTCGGGCTCGTCGTCGTCTTCCTCGTCGGTGTCGGCCTTCGCGGAGGTGGCCGGCTTGTCCCCGGCGACGTCGTCCTCGTCCTCGTCGTCGTCGACGACCACGTCGTCGTCGATGTCGTCGGCGAGGTCGTCGCCCACCGCGAGGTCGTCGTCGACCAGGTCCTCGTCGTCGAGGTCCTCCTCGAGGTCCTCCGCGATGAAGTCCTCGTCCTCAATGATCTCGTCTACGTCGTCAGCCATGTCGTCCTAGCAGGGGTTCGTCGCCACGCACCGGAAGATGTCGCGGCCGGGATGATAGGCACACCGAGCGCCAGTCGCGCGCGTCGCGTGCGATGGCGTGTGGCACACCCGGTGGAGGAGCGTCGTCATGACGCTCAGATGCGACCGAGGCGGCGCTCCTCGGCACGGCGCTCGGATTGGAGGCGCTCGAGTTCGGCCTCCTCGGAATGGTCGACGAAGCGCATCATCTCGGCGATGGCGTGGTGGCCAGCCTCCTCCGCGATGAGCCGGTGCATCTCCTGGCCGACCAGGCGGTACGCCGGGTGCCCCTGTGGGGTCGTGCGCAGCTCGATCAGGTGCATGGCGGCCCGCGCGTTCAGGTTGATCATGAAGCGCACCTTGTACGCCAGCGACACCGCGTACGAGGCCTGATCGGGGAACGGCCCGGCCAGATCGTCGTAGAGGGCCGCGGAGCGCTCCATGGCCTCGTCGAACGCGGGCGCCGCCCCGGCCTCGTCGACCGCGCCGGGCCGGGTATAGCCGTGGTGCGGGGTGAGGCGCTGCCACTCGATGGTGAGCATCCGGTGGCGCTGGAGGTCGCGGAACGCGCCGTAGTCGGCCAGCACGTCGAACCGGTAGAACGGCCGCTCCAGCGCTCGCCCGGGCTTGTGGCGCCGGTTGGCCCGCTCCCCCACGTAGGCCCGCACCACGGCGAGGCGCTCGTCGGTGGTGAGGTCACGGACCCGGTCCTCGATCTGTCGCTCGGGGAGGTCGAGGTGGGAGTAGAGCATCGACGCGACGACCTTGACCTCGGCGTCGGGGTCGAAGTCGGTGAGGCTGACCACGGGGGCCGGGTCGGCCGAAGTCCCGTCGGGGAACAGTCGCCCGGCGATGTCCTCCATGGCGTCATGGGTGGACGACAGGTAGCGGCTCCACGCCACGCCCCGGTCGTCGAGGTCCACGCGCTTCAGGAACGACGGGATCACCTTGCGGAGCTCGGTGAGCATCATGTCGGCGTAGGACCGGGCCTCGGGCAGGGGGTGCGACCGCATGCGCAGGAGGAGTTGCTCGTAGGCCTGCCCCGTGCCGTAGATGCCGACGTTGGACAGCGAGGCTGCGGGCAGGATGCCGCGGAGGGCGTCGAAGGCCTTGGCCCGCACGGCCTGTCGGTACACGAAGTCCGAGTCGTCGGGGTCCTTGGGGTACTGGTCGCGGAACCAGTCCTGGAGCACCGGGAGCAGCTCGCCGTAGGTGTCGAAGAGCCGATCCATGTCGCCGACGTAGCGGGTGCCCAGCGACGAGCCGAGGACCTCCGGGTCGCGGTAGAAGCGGTAGCGGCCGCCGATGCGGGCGTCGTAGGC
This region of Acidimicrobiales bacterium genomic DNA includes:
- a CDS encoding DUF4193 family protein codes for the protein MADDVDEIIEDEDFIAEDLEEDLDDEDLVDDDLAVGDDLADDIDDDVVVDDDEDEDDVAGDKPATSAKADTDEEDDDEPDPDDVEADLDAILKDRIAASDDEEDDEEEEQVVPEADGAEGGGRIQPKRPGEFVCQSCFLVKHPSQLADEANQLCLDCV
- a CDS encoding FAD-dependent thymidylate synthase, whose protein sequence is MYVAEDYEPEEADILRRYFTNLDGPVFALVNLPEVVKGALFARYSRSPKSLRRLFLDEFVGDLDISGDISIDATVGLRRAEDLYDRVFFDYGDDSVAQLGGVHLACEQASNLLTKVLEWGRLMAYLEQSTRYIAYDARIGGRYRFYRDPEVLGSSLGTRYVGDMDRLFDTYGELLPVLQDWFRDQYPKDPDDSDFVYRQAVRAKAFDALRGILPAASLSNVGIYGTGQAYEQLLLRMRSHPLPEARSYADMMLTELRKVIPSFLKRVDLDDRGVAWSRYLSSTHDAMEDIAGRLFPDGTSADPAPVVSLTDFDPDAEVKVVASMLYSHLDLPERQIEDRVRDLTTDERLAVVRAYVGERANRRHKPGRALERPFYRFDVLADYGAFRDLQRHRMLTIEWQRLTPHHGYTRPGAVDEAGAAPAFDEAMERSAALYDDLAGPFPDQASYAVSLAYKVRFMINLNARAAMHLIELRTTPQGHPAYRLVGQEMHRLIAEEAGHHAIAEMMRFVDHSEEAELERLQSERRAEERRLGRI